One region of Haloprofundus salilacus genomic DNA includes:
- a CDS encoding CDC48 family AAA ATPase, which translates to MNEVQLEVAKAYPNDSGRGIARLDPDTLLHLKLSPGDIIEIEGGETTAAKVWRADRQDWNTDTVRIDGFTRQNADVGIGERVTIRKAEAKKANKLVLAPPEEASVQFGSDAAGMVKRQILKRPVVERDIVPVMSSTNHPFMRSPGQAIPLIAVETDPSGVCLITEDTEVELREEPISGFERAQGGITYEDIGGLQGEIQRVREMVELPMKHPQIFKKLGIEPPQGVLLHGPPGTGKTLLAKAVANETSASFFSIAGPEIISKYYGESEQQLREIFEDAKEESPAIIFIDELDSIAPKREDVTGEVERRVVAQLLTMMDGLEARGQVIVIAATNRVDSVDPALRRPGRFDREIEIGVPDEVGRKEVLQIHTRGMPLSDDVNLDHLADETHGFVGADIESLTKEAAMKALRRYLPEIDLDEEDIPPSLIDRMIVKRKDFSGALGEVEPSAMREVLVELPKISWDDVGGLSDAKQSVKESVEWPLTTPEKFDRMGIEAPKGVLLYGPPGTGKTLMAKAVANETNANFISVRGPQLLSKWVGESEKAIRQTFRKARQVNPTVIFFDELDSLAPSRGQEMGNNVSERVVNQLLTELDGLEEMGDVMVIGATNRPDMIDPALIRSGRFDRLVLIGEPDEEGREQILKIHTQNSPLAPDVSLREIAEITDGYVGSDLESIAREAAIEALREDDDADEIEMRHFRKAMENVRPTITEDLMDYYEQMRDQFKGGGRDQFAERSGGRIGFQ; encoded by the coding sequence ATGAACGAAGTCCAACTCGAAGTGGCGAAAGCGTACCCGAACGATTCGGGGCGCGGTATCGCCCGTCTCGACCCGGACACGCTTCTCCACCTGAAGCTCTCACCGGGCGACATCATCGAAATCGAAGGCGGTGAGACGACCGCTGCGAAGGTCTGGCGCGCTGACCGCCAGGACTGGAACACCGACACCGTCCGCATCGACGGCTTCACCCGCCAGAACGCCGACGTCGGCATCGGCGAACGCGTGACGATTCGGAAAGCCGAAGCGAAGAAGGCGAACAAACTGGTGCTCGCGCCGCCCGAAGAGGCGAGCGTCCAGTTCGGATCCGACGCCGCCGGAATGGTCAAACGCCAGATTCTGAAACGGCCGGTCGTCGAACGCGACATCGTTCCCGTGATGTCGAGTACGAACCACCCGTTCATGCGCTCGCCGGGCCAAGCGATTCCGCTCATCGCCGTTGAAACGGACCCATCGGGCGTCTGTCTCATCACCGAAGACACCGAGGTCGAACTCCGCGAGGAGCCGATTTCGGGCTTCGAGCGCGCGCAGGGCGGCATCACCTACGAGGACATCGGCGGCCTCCAGGGCGAGATTCAGCGCGTCCGCGAGATGGTCGAGTTGCCGATGAAGCACCCGCAGATCTTCAAGAAGCTTGGCATCGAGCCGCCGCAAGGGGTGCTTTTGCACGGCCCACCCGGCACCGGGAAGACCCTGCTCGCGAAAGCCGTCGCCAACGAGACCTCGGCGAGTTTCTTCTCCATCGCCGGTCCCGAGATCATCTCGAAGTACTACGGCGAGTCCGAACAACAGCTCCGCGAGATCTTCGAGGACGCCAAGGAGGAGTCGCCCGCCATCATCTTCATCGACGAACTCGACTCCATCGCGCCGAAGCGCGAGGACGTCACCGGCGAGGTCGAACGCCGCGTCGTCGCCCAACTGCTGACGATGATGGACGGTCTCGAAGCCCGCGGTCAGGTCATCGTCATCGCGGCGACCAACCGCGTCGACTCCGTCGACCCGGCGCTTCGCCGCCCCGGTCGGTTCGACCGCGAGATCGAAATCGGTGTCCCCGACGAGGTCGGTCGCAAGGAGGTTCTCCAGATCCACACCCGCGGCATGCCGCTGTCGGACGACGTGAACCTCGACCACCTCGCCGACGAGACCCACGGCTTCGTCGGCGCCGACATCGAGAGCCTGACGAAGGAAGCGGCGATGAAGGCGCTGCGGCGCTACCTCCCCGAGATAGACCTCGACGAGGAGGATATCCCGCCGAGCCTCATCGACCGGATGATCGTCAAACGCAAGGACTTCAGCGGCGCACTCGGCGAAGTCGAACCGAGCGCGATGCGCGAGGTACTCGTCGAACTCCCGAAGATATCGTGGGACGACGTCGGCGGCCTCTCCGACGCCAAGCAGTCGGTCAAGGAGTCCGTTGAGTGGCCACTAACGACGCCCGAGAAGTTCGACCGGATGGGAATCGAAGCACCCAAAGGCGTGTTGCTGTACGGCCCGCCGGGCACCGGCAAGACGCTGATGGCGAAAGCCGTCGCCAACGAGACGAACGCGAACTTCATCTCGGTGCGCGGTCCGCAACTGCTGTCGAAGTGGGTCGGCGAATCCGAGAAGGCGATCCGCCAGACGTTCCGCAAGGCGCGGCAGGTGAACCCGACTGTCATCTTCTTCGACGAACTCGACAGTCTCGCCCCGAGTCGAGGCCAGGAGATGGGCAACAACGTCTCCGAGCGCGTCGTCAATCAACTGCTGACCGAACTCGACGGTCTCGAAGAGATGGGCGACGTGATGGTCATCGGCGCGACCAATCGGCCGGATATGATCGACCCCGCGCTCATCCGCTCGGGTCGCTTCGACCGCCTCGTGCTCATCGGCGAACCCGACGAGGAAGGTCGCGAGCAGATTCTGAAGATTCACACGCAGAACAGCCCGCTCGCGCCGGACGTGAGCCTCCGCGAGATTGCCGAGATAACCGACGGCTACGTCGGCTCCGACTTGGAGAGCATCGCCCGCGAGGCGGCCATCGAGGCGCTCCGCGAGGACGACGACGCCGACGAGATCGAGATGCGGCACTTCCGGAAGGCGATGGAAAACGTCCGCCCGACTATCACCGAGGACCTGATGGACTACTACGAGCAGATGCGGGACCAGTTCAAGGGCGGCGGCCGCGATCAGTTCGCCGAACGCAGCGGCGGTCGGATCGGCTTCCAGTAG
- a CDS encoding competence/damage-inducible protein A, which produces MDVAILTVGDELLAGDTENTNATWLARQLTERGATVTRILTVPDVESVIAETVREWSDDYDAVVVTGGLGGTHDDLTMDGVAAAFDISLAVDADARADVLETVAAFREANPELAENYDLEIDADAQASIPDGARPLLNPTGLSPGCVMENVYVFPGIPSEMHAMFELVADEFGGDVTSQTLRTPAPEGAVTSQLAQVRDQYQVAVGSYPTSGEEYNRIKVTSQDPGAVDAAVAWLREHVEIVEDEE; this is translated from the coding sequence ATGGACGTGGCGATTCTCACGGTCGGCGACGAATTACTGGCCGGGGACACGGAGAACACGAATGCAACGTGGTTGGCCCGACAGTTGACCGAGCGAGGCGCGACGGTGACGCGGATTCTCACCGTCCCTGACGTGGAGTCGGTCATCGCGGAGACGGTTCGCGAGTGGAGCGACGACTACGACGCCGTCGTCGTCACCGGAGGTCTCGGCGGTACGCACGACGACCTGACGATGGACGGCGTCGCGGCCGCGTTCGATATCTCGCTTGCCGTCGACGCCGACGCGAGAGCGGACGTGCTCGAAACCGTCGCCGCGTTCCGCGAGGCGAACCCTGAACTCGCCGAGAACTACGACCTCGAAATCGACGCCGACGCGCAGGCGTCGATTCCCGACGGCGCGCGGCCGCTTCTCAACCCGACGGGTCTCTCGCCCGGATGCGTGATGGAGAACGTCTACGTCTTCCCCGGCATCCCGAGCGAGATGCACGCGATGTTCGAACTCGTCGCCGACGAGTTCGGCGGCGACGTGACCTCGCAGACGCTCCGAACCCCCGCGCCCGAGGGCGCGGTGACCTCCCAACTCGCGCAGGTCCGCGACCAGTATCAGGTCGCAGTCGGGAGCTATCCGACAAGCGGCGAGGAGTACAACCGGATCAAGGTGACGAGTCAGGACCCCGGAGCCGTCGACGCGGCGGTGGCGTGGCTACGCGAGCACGTGGAGATCGTCGAAGACGAGGAGTAG
- the phoU gene encoding phosphate signaling complex protein PhoU: MPRNEYQSQLESLREDVLYMSEVVSERLRMGMDALEQKDDQLAEEIIEGDAEINRMYLDLEQQCIDLIALQQPVAGDLRFIAASFKIITDLERIADLATNLGQYAKSAKRDVFPDVDIQRIGDLTLEMLDEAMAAYADDDSDACYAIADRDDEIDAMCEAASEIVVRDLIEGEAAADVDIESWMQDVSRLLLTIRDLERVGDHGVNIAARTLYMIENDDELIY; this comes from the coding sequence ATGCCGCGCAACGAATACCAATCTCAGCTCGAATCTCTCCGTGAGGACGTTCTCTACATGAGCGAAGTCGTCAGCGAACGCCTCCGGATGGGGATGGACGCGCTCGAACAGAAAGACGACCAACTCGCCGAGGAGATAATCGAAGGCGACGCCGAGATAAATCGGATGTACCTCGACCTCGAACAGCAGTGCATCGACCTCATCGCCCTCCAACAGCCCGTCGCGGGCGACCTCCGCTTCATCGCGGCGTCGTTCAAGATCATCACCGACCTCGAACGTATCGCCGACCTCGCGACCAACCTCGGTCAGTACGCCAAGAGCGCCAAGCGCGACGTGTTCCCCGACGTCGACATCCAGCGAATCGGCGACCTGACGCTGGAAATGCTCGACGAGGCGATGGCGGCGTACGCCGACGACGACTCCGACGCCTGTTACGCTATCGCGGACCGTGACGACGAAATCGACGCGATGTGCGAGGCCGCCAGCGAAATCGTCGTCCGCGACCTCATCGAAGGCGAGGCCGCGGCCGACGTGGACATCGAGAGCTGGATGCAGGACGTCTCCCGACTCCTCCTGACGATTCGCGACCTCGAACGCGTCGGCGACCACGGGGTCAACATCGCCGCTCGGACGCTCTACATGATCGAGAACGACGACGAACTTATCTACTAG